The following are encoded together in the Thermotoga sp. genome:
- a CDS encoding response regulator codes for MAATVMVVDESKITFLAVKNALEKEGCRVLWARNGQEAISNLRREHVDLVFVDIFEGEKSLNLIREIRESFPNTKVAVLSAYVDKDLVVNSVKAGAIDYILKPFKQDYFLGRVKRILSSPGISRVSVSVRRNIEDLEITLRFEDIVRKEIKRCSRAGGHFCIMYVRFNGIMRDYEAIKKFFRETDYILPISASEYVFVLTLTGKHGITAVTRRMKEKLSQSFEHAYVCYPDDGKTYEEFILLLKNRIAELGGK; via the coding sequence ATGGCAGCAACGGTCATGGTAGTGGACGAATCAAAGATCACCTTCCTGGCTGTGAAGAACGCCCTTGAGAAGGAAGGGTGCAGGGTTCTGTGGGCAAGAAACGGACAGGAAGCCATTTCGAACCTCCGTAGAGAACATGTAGACCTTGTTTTCGTGGATATCTTCGAAGGTGAGAAGAGCTTGAACCTGATAAGGGAGATACGTGAAAGTTTTCCTAACACAAAAGTCGCCGTCCTGAGCGCTTATGTTGACAAAGACCTTGTTGTCAATTCGGTGAAGGCCGGAGCAATTGACTACATTCTGAAACCCTTCAAACAAGACTATTTCCTCGGCAGGGTGAAGAGGATACTGTCTTCCCCTGGAATATCGAGGGTATCCGTTTCTGTCAGGAGAAACATCGAAGACTTAGAAATAACCCTGAGGTTCGAAGACATCGTGAGAAAGGAGATAAAACGCTGTAGCAGAGCAGGTGGGCACTTTTGTATCATGTACGTTAGATTCAACGGTATAATGAGAGATTACGAAGCGATCAAGAAGTTCTTTAGGGAGACAGACTACATCCTGCCGATCTCCGCCAGCGAATACGTCTTCGTTCTGACACTAACCGGCAAACATGGAATCACCGCCGTCACTAGAAGGATGAAAGAGAAGCTTTCACAGAGTTTTGAACATGCCTATGTGTGCTATCCAGACGACGGGAAGACCTACGAAGAGTTCATTCTTCTGTTGAAGAACAGGATAGCAGAGTTAGGGGGGAAGTGA